One region of Solanum pennellii chromosome 6, SPENNV200 genomic DNA includes:
- the LOC107023770 gene encoding uncharacterized protein LOC107023770 isoform X2 produces MVNLEQPKRRVAFVLIDGIGDVSLPRFGYKTPLQLAKIPNLDAIASAGVNGLMDPVEVGLGCGSDTAHLSLLGYDPRVYYRGRGAFESMGAGLAMSPGDIAFKSNFATLDEETGIVVSRRADRHFEEEGPILCAALDGMKLPSFPEYEVRVRYATEHRCGVVVKGPKLSGNISGTDPLKDNRLLLQANPLDDTDEAKHTAAVVNELSKEISRILLAHPLNAKRAAEGKNVANLVLLRGCGIRIEVAPFEKIHGLWPCMVAPTKIIAGLGLSLGIDILEAPGATGDYRTLLTSKATAIARALSAPLQSCPNVFVPGEDEHKPGRLDGYDFGFLHIKAIDDAGHDKASVFKVKGLEAVDCAIGQLARLLWEAESTGKFSYYLCVTGDHSTPVEYGDHSFEPVPFALCSLKDFVSALGGESVLSVK; encoded by the exons ATGGTTAACTTGGAGCAGCCAAAGAGAAGAGTTGCTTTTGTGCTTATTGATGGTATAGGAGATGTTTCTCTGCCAAGATTTGGTTATAAAACCCCACTTCAATTGGCAAAAATACCTAATTTGGATGCTATAGCATCTGCCGGAGTTAATGGTCTGATGGATCCTGTTGAAGTTGGCTTAGGTTGTGGGAGTGATACTGCTCATCTTTCTCTACTTGGATATGACCCTAGGGTATACTATCGAGGTCGGGGTGCATTTGAGTCCATGGGTGCTGGGTTGGCAATGTCACCAGGAGATATTGCATTTAAG TCAAACTTTGCTACGCTGGATGAGGAAACCGGGATAGTTGTTAGCCGGAGGGCTGATAGgcattttgaagaagaagggcCGATTCTTTGTGCAGCATTGGATGGAATGAAGTTGCCTTCTTTTCCTGAATATGAAGTTAGAGTCAG GTATGCTACGGAGCATAGATGTGGAGTGGTTGTCAAGGGACCAAAGTTAAGTGGAAATATATCGGGAACTGATCCATTGAAAGACAACCGCTTACTTTTACAAGCGAACCCTCTTGATGATACAGATGAAGCAAAGCACACAGCTGCAGTTGTCAATGAACTGTCTAAAGAAATTTCACGTATTTTGCTTGCCCATCCATTGAATGCAAAACGGGCAGCAGAAGGAAAGAATGTAGCAAATCTGGTTCTTTTACGAGGATGCGGCATTAGAATTGAG GTTGCTCCATTTGAAAAGATACATGGTCTCTGGCCGTGCATGGTAGCTCCTACCAAGATTATTGCTGGCTTGGGTTTGTCGCTCGGGATTGATATTCTGGAAGCTCCTGGAGCGACAGGAGACTATAGGACATTATTAACATCAAAAGCAACTGCCATAGCCAGGGCACTCTCGGCACCTCTGCAATCTTGTCCCAATGTTTTTGTGCCTGGGGAAGATGAGCACAAGCCCGGTCGACTTGATGGCTATGATTTTGGATTCCTCCACATTAAG GCAATTGATGATGCAGGTCATGATAAAGCAAGTGTGTTCAAAGTGAAGGGACTGGAAGCTGTCGACTGTGCTATAGGTCAATTAGCTAGGCTTCTTTGGGAGGCGGAATCAACTGGGAAATTCAGCTATTACCTTTGTGTCACTGGAGACCACTCCACAC